GGCGCTGCAGCCCCCCGGCCCCGGGATGGCTGGGGGCCCCGCCGTACCTGTCAGGATGGAGAGGCGCCGCATGGCTGGGAAGGGGTGGTTGCCCGACGTGTCCAGGATGTCCAGCTGATAGACCTCGCCGCGGATGCTGTAGAACTTGCGGTGGAAGTCCTCGATGGTGGGCGTGTACTGCTCCTCGAAGCGGCCCGTCAGGAAGCGGGAGACGATGGCCGTCTTGCCCACCTTGGAGGAGCCCAGCACCACCATGCGGTAGCAGTTCTTGGCCGGGATGCTCAGCTCGGACTCGCTCTGGCACAGCTTCTTGATCATGGCGGCGGGTCTCATGgaaggaggcggcggcggcgggggtCTGGGGAACGGCTGGCCACTGGGCGACCCCTCTCCTGGGCAGGCTGCGAGTCCGATGTGAGCGAGCCCGGGCGCCGCTGGCTTTATATAGAGCTGGCCGTGCCCGCCCCTCGGTAGCGTCACAGCCCGGGGAGGCTGCTGCTTGCAGCCGGCTGGCCGGGCCCTCCGGGGGCGCGGCTTGGTGCACGGCCGCTTGTGCCTGCCTGCGCTGGGAGGGGGGCGACCATCCTGCTGCATTGCTGGAGCCCGATCCCCGGggcatgcagagccccccacccctgggtgAGAAAGGGGCTCGTGTAATTTCCTGGGCACTTTGCaatgaccccccccacacacactccacttCCAGCTGGACTCGGTGCCACCCTCGTCTTGGATACACggtgcctggctccctgctcGGCCAGAAGCGCCCCGGCTCCGGGCTGGTCTGTTTCAGCCCAGAGGGGGCTCTCGGGCAGTTCGGGGACCTGCCTGCGGGCCGAAGTGGAGCGAGGGAGGGGGGCGGGAAATCGATGGCTATTGTCTGTCAATTACATACAAATATGCCGGATAAGGCTTTGTGATCCcaacacacgtgtgtgtgtgtgtgtgtgtgtgtgtgtgtgtgtgtgtgtgtgtgtgtgtgtgtgtgtgtgtgtgtgtgtgtgtgatatttgcCGTTCAAGTCATTGAAAAGGGGCCATCGACTGAGCGGGACACGTTGGATTGTTGTTCGCACGCCCCAGTTCTGGTGCCTCTTTCAGCCCTTTGTCACTTACACGGAAGGGAAACTCATTTAGCTTCCTCGATTTTCTCCCGCTCTAATGTAGGTACCAAAGTTGGCCTCCCCGTCCCACCGCCCAAAGCCCGGTTAGTTCCCTGTCTCCGGCGGGTTCTGTCTATACTGATGActgccattccccc
This sequence is a window from Gopherus evgoodei ecotype Sinaloan lineage chromosome 10, rGopEvg1_v1.p, whole genome shotgun sequence. Protein-coding genes within it:
- the RASD1 gene encoding dexamethasone-induced Ras-related protein 1 isoform X2 → MRPAAMIKKLCQSESELSIPAKNCYRMVVLGSSKVGKTAIVSRFLTGRFEEQYTPTIEDFHRKFYSIRGEVYQLDILDTSGNHPFPAMRRLSILTDPGNQVVPEEQDQGEHGGAPRHLWQQGRPRLLPGGRAPGD